Proteins encoded within one genomic window of Actinomycetota bacterium:
- a CDS encoding diaminopimelate epimerase — MTPQVEFSKWQGIGNDYIIVAVNDLAFEMTPLRASAICERHFGIGSDGILLWSGTESSGFSLTIYNPDGSTAEMCGNGIRMLARFLVDRGFASEPVLAVKTDAGMIAPSVGADGQVRVKMGAARLGGAGIVGFAGTDAGSEAVCQALEACGRDFEFTFVDMGNPHCIIEVDDLDGVEIGLLGPAIENHELFPNRTNVEFMKVLGPSEVAMRVWERGVGETNACGTGACAVAVTAYRTRGAVSPIMVHLPGGDLLVEVDLKLNVIMTGPAEEIYSGTMSEDLINRIKEL; from the coding sequence ATGACGCCTCAGGTTGAATTCTCCAAGTGGCAGGGTATCGGTAACGACTACATCATCGTTGCCGTGAACGACCTTGCCTTTGAAATGACCCCACTTCGCGCCTCCGCGATCTGTGAGCGCCATTTCGGAATAGGATCGGATGGGATACTGCTGTGGAGTGGCACCGAAAGCTCGGGTTTCAGCCTCACCATCTATAACCCTGACGGCAGCACCGCGGAGATGTGCGGCAACGGCATCCGCATGCTTGCGAGGTTTCTGGTGGACCGGGGCTTTGCCTCAGAGCCGGTCCTCGCGGTCAAGACTGACGCGGGCATGATAGCGCCGAGCGTGGGCGCGGACGGCCAGGTCAGGGTCAAGATGGGCGCCGCCAGGCTCGGAGGAGCCGGGATCGTCGGTTTCGCTGGAACGGACGCGGGGAGTGAGGCCGTCTGCCAGGCGCTCGAAGCCTGCGGTCGCGATTTCGAATTCACTTTCGTGGATATGGGAAACCCTCACTGCATAATCGAGGTCGACGATCTCGACGGCGTCGAGATCGGACTGCTCGGGCCGGCGATCGAGAATCATGAGTTATTCCCCAATCGCACCAACGTGGAGTTCATGAAGGTGCTCGGCCCCTCAGAAGTCGCCATGCGGGTCTGGGAGCGCGGCGTGGGGGAGACCAACGCCTGCGGCACGGGAGCCTGCGCCGTGGCTGTGACTGCTTACAGGACCCGTGGGGCTGTGAGCCCGATCATGGTCCATCTTCCCGGCGGCGATCTGCTGGTAGAGGTTGACCTGAAGCTGAACGTGATCATGACCGGCCCCGCTGAAGAGATCTACTCAGGAACCATGTCAGAAGACTTAATAAACCGGATCAAGGAGTTGTAG
- the dut gene encoding dUTP diphosphatase, with protein MRIPIKILDPAATVPAHAYGDGDAGVDLTSVAEIILAPGERTLVPTGIAVAIPHGYGGFVQPRSGLAARHGITLTNSPGLIDSNYRGEINIILQNTGEETFNIMVGDRIAQLVIMPVEHAEFEAVDELPESSRGEGGFGSSGV; from the coding sequence GTGAGGATCCCCATCAAGATACTCGACCCAGCTGCGACCGTGCCTGCGCACGCCTACGGCGACGGCGATGCCGGTGTCGATCTTACCAGCGTCGCTGAGATCATTCTCGCCCCGGGTGAACGGACTCTCGTACCCACAGGCATCGCAGTGGCCATCCCCCACGGTTACGGCGGCTTTGTGCAGCCGCGCTCGGGCCTGGCCGCCCGGCATGGGATAACCCTGACCAACTCGCCAGGCCTGATCGACAGCAACTACCGCGGTGAGATCAATATCATCTTGCAGAATACCGGTGAGGAGACTTTCAACATAATGGTCGGCGACCGCATCGCCCAGCTGGTAATCATGCCGGTCGAGCACGCAGAATTCGAAGCCGTGGACGAACTGCCTGAATCCTCGCGTGGCGAAGGCGGCTTCGGCAGCTCTGGTGTCTAG
- the hflX gene encoding GTPase HflX, translating into MSERAYLIAVVSGPVREGEGNEPLAELRELISTAGAEYVGEMIQRRDHPVAHTYFGKGKITELKQDIERLKPDLIVVEDELTPTQQRNLEDKLGVRVIDRAALILDIFAQHAHTAEGKLQVELAQLEFNLTRMRGKGIELSRLGGGIGTRGPGETKLEVDQRVARNRISSLKRRLRDVSNSREVMRRSRLASRLPLVALAGYTNTGKSTLLNALTSGGVSVNDRLFETLDPTTRSFTFQGQGFLLTDTVGFIRKLPHQLVEAFHSTLEETLVAHLILHVADASAPEEDLDGMIRAVETVLEGINAASIPRILVLNKSDRLDSNQENFLRRTYPDAVMVSALKQEGLESLLQRVKEFFDLRLVSVELFFPYGDGSAIGEIYRSGSDVELENTPEGVIVRARLPREEAERFKKYSH; encoded by the coding sequence GTGAGTGAGCGCGCCTATCTGATAGCCGTCGTTTCCGGACCCGTCCGCGAAGGGGAGGGGAATGAGCCGCTGGCGGAACTCCGTGAGCTGATCTCGACAGCGGGCGCCGAATACGTTGGCGAGATGATCCAGCGCCGTGACCACCCTGTAGCGCATACCTATTTCGGCAAGGGCAAGATAACGGAGCTGAAACAGGATATAGAGCGCCTGAAACCGGACCTCATCGTCGTCGAAGACGAGCTTACCCCGACACAGCAAAGAAACCTCGAAGATAAACTCGGCGTCCGGGTGATCGATCGCGCCGCCCTCATCCTCGACATCTTCGCTCAACACGCTCATACAGCGGAGGGCAAGCTCCAGGTGGAGCTCGCCCAGCTTGAGTTCAACCTTACCCGAATGCGAGGCAAAGGCATCGAGCTTTCCCGGCTGGGCGGCGGCATCGGTACCAGGGGCCCGGGAGAGACCAAGCTCGAGGTAGACCAGAGGGTTGCGCGCAATCGCATCAGCAGTCTCAAGCGCCGGCTAAGGGATGTCTCAAACTCCCGGGAGGTCATGCGCCGTTCGAGGCTCGCATCGCGCCTGCCGCTAGTCGCACTGGCCGGATACACCAATACAGGAAAATCCACGCTGCTCAACGCGCTTACATCCGGCGGTGTATCGGTTAATGACCGCCTGTTCGAGACGCTGGATCCAACAACCCGCAGCTTCACATTCCAGGGGCAGGGCTTTCTTCTTACTGATACGGTCGGTTTCATCCGCAAACTGCCTCATCAGCTGGTCGAGGCTTTTCATTCAACTCTGGAAGAAACACTGGTAGCGCACCTGATACTTCATGTAGCGGATGCTTCAGCCCCTGAAGAAGATCTCGACGGTATGATCCGCGCCGTAGAAACCGTGCTCGAGGGCATAAATGCCGCATCCATACCTCGCATACTGGTCCTGAACAAGTCTGACAGGCTCGATTCCAATCAGGAGAATTTCCTGCGGCGGACCTATCCCGATGCCGTCATGGTCTCAGCGCTGAAGCAGGAGGGCCTTGAGAGCCTCCTGCAGCGCGTCAAGGAATTCTTCGATTTGCGGCTGGTGAGCGTCGAGCTGTTCTTTCCCTACGGAGACGGCAGCGCGATCGGTGAGATCTACAGGTCAGGCTCGGATGTGGAGCTGGAGAATACCCCTGAGGGCGTGATCGTCCGTGCCCGGCTTCCCCGCGAGGAAGCGGAGCGGTTCAAGAAATACAGCCATTAG
- a CDS encoding CDP-alcohol phosphatidyltransferase family protein, producing the protein MATAANALTLIRLLAVPAIVVLVLRADGGSSMAATIIFAAAALTDFLDGRLARATGTVTEFGRVFDPFVDRVFICGTVLALTLAGRLPWQGVALLVGRDIFMILGYKVLGTQEIKLRVTFLGKTYTAVLMAAVLMCLADLGPWLILFWIGVAGSLVTGAMYAVKGLAKLTEVRSQS; encoded by the coding sequence CTGGCAACCGCCGCCAATGCTTTAACCCTCATACGTCTCCTGGCGGTTCCCGCAATCGTCGTTCTGGTGCTCCGAGCTGATGGCGGCTCCAGCATGGCGGCAACGATAATCTTCGCCGCCGCAGCGCTGACTGATTTCCTCGATGGCCGTCTGGCCAGGGCTACTGGAACCGTCACCGAGTTCGGCCGGGTCTTCGATCCGTTTGTCGACAGGGTCTTCATCTGTGGCACAGTCCTGGCGCTTACCCTGGCAGGCCGCCTGCCCTGGCAGGGGGTCGCCCTGCTCGTAGGGCGGGATATTTTTATGATTCTTGGGTATAAGGTCCTGGGGACGCAGGAGATAAAGCTGCGGGTGACCTTTCTGGGAAAGACTTACACGGCTGTCTTGATGGCAGCGGTACTCATGTGCCTGGCGGATCTGGGTCCCTGGCTGATACTCTTCTGGATCGGGGTAGCCGGTTCTCTCGTAACCGGAGCAATGTATGCGGTCAAGGGACTGGCGAAATTGACCGAGGTCAGGTCGCAATCCTGA
- a CDS encoding NTP transferase domain-containing protein has protein sequence MKAVVMAGGEGTRLRPLTSNQPKPMVPIVNKPCMEHIIELLKKNGITDIIVTLAFLPQSIRGYFGNGSSLGVSIEYSVEESPLGTAGSVRNAFEHLDETFIVISGDALTDFDLNEVIDFHKKKESMITLALKSVENPLEFGVVIVDEDNHIKQFLEKPSWGQVFSDYVNTGIYVLEPEIFDYIPADTKYDFSQELFPKMLKRGKPMYGFPCDGYWQDIGNINQFLRANHDALDGKVSVNIPGIKLRENIYIGEKLNLDSLDNIRGPALIGNYAKIDTGAKIQPYTILGNNVVVKDNAETDHCVVDSNTYIGSGAKVSGAIIGKNCDIKPSATVHANAALGDECSIGDHSMIASNVKIYPFKVIEAGAHVYSSIIWEWRALSTLFGRDGVTGLVNVDITSDLALKIAMAYGTTLDKGAQVSISRDEHPASRMIKRAIGAGLNSTGVNIRDLRVTPASVNRFDLKCGNAVGGIHVRVSAWHPEVMQILFFEPPGSPIGESTERDIEKYYNRHDYRRAFYTEIGRIIYPMRSTEEYIQGLLATWDVEKIRSRRFRFVLDHSFSSASLIASRMLSKLGAEIIGINAFLDEDKTAISSSLEGDSSRLQKLVVSAGADLGITIDNAAEKIFLLDENGDEISTEKTLFLLLKLMANSEGQGRVALPLTVSRLAESLLEGTGCEILRTKVSQAALTEAAALPDVIFAGAVGGDYIFPGFLPAHDALMSMGKVLELLAVSEKPLSELVAQIPDTTLIRETKSCPWSLKGVAMREISESIGDEEEVSRLDGIKVFHENGWAQVLPSPDEPLFEIYAEGDTAEDSQALLERYSARLDEIIETHARQEA, from the coding sequence ATGAAGGCAGTAGTGATGGCTGGGGGAGAGGGAACCAGGTTGAGGCCGCTAACCAGCAACCAGCCCAAACCGATGGTCCCCATCGTCAACAAGCCCTGCATGGAACATATCATCGAGCTTCTCAAGAAGAACGGGATAACGGATATCATCGTCACCCTGGCCTTCCTGCCCCAGAGCATACGCGGCTACTTCGGCAACGGTTCTTCCCTGGGCGTCTCCATCGAGTATTCTGTGGAGGAGAGCCCTCTGGGTACAGCCGGTTCAGTGCGCAACGCCTTCGAGCACCTCGACGAGACCTTTATTGTTATCAGTGGTGATGCGCTCACCGATTTCGACCTCAACGAGGTCATCGACTTCCACAAGAAGAAGGAGTCGATGATCACCCTGGCCCTGAAGAGCGTCGAGAATCCGCTCGAGTTCGGCGTAGTCATCGTCGACGAGGACAACCACATCAAGCAGTTCCTGGAAAAACCCAGCTGGGGACAGGTATTCAGTGACTATGTGAATACTGGGATCTACGTGCTTGAGCCCGAGATCTTCGACTATATCCCGGCGGATACCAAGTATGATTTCAGCCAGGAGCTCTTCCCCAAGATGCTCAAGCGCGGCAAGCCCATGTACGGTTTTCCCTGCGATGGATACTGGCAGGACATCGGGAACATCAACCAGTTTCTGAGGGCCAACCATGATGCCCTCGACGGCAAGGTCAGTGTCAACATCCCCGGCATCAAGCTGCGGGAGAACATCTACATCGGGGAGAAGCTGAACCTCGACAGCCTCGATAACATCCGCGGCCCGGCGCTGATCGGCAACTACGCCAAGATCGATACCGGCGCCAAGATCCAGCCTTACACGATCCTGGGCAACAACGTTGTGGTCAAGGATAACGCCGAGACCGATCACTGCGTCGTCGACTCCAACACCTACATCGGCTCCGGCGCCAAGGTCAGCGGCGCCATCATCGGCAAAAACTGCGATATCAAGCCAAGCGCGACTGTCCACGCCAACGCCGCCCTTGGCGATGAGTGCAGCATAGGCGATCACAGCATGATCGCCAGCAACGTCAAGATCTACCCCTTCAAGGTGATCGAGGCGGGAGCCCACGTCTATTCCAGCATCATCTGGGAGTGGCGGGCACTGTCGACCCTGTTCGGCCGCGATGGCGTGACCGGGCTGGTCAACGTGGACATCACCTCTGACCTGGCCCTGAAGATAGCCATGGCTTACGGCACCACCCTGGACAAGGGGGCCCAGGTCAGCATCAGCCGCGACGAACATCCGGCGTCACGCATGATCAAGCGGGCCATCGGCGCCGGCCTCAACTCTACCGGGGTCAATATCCGCGACCTCAGGGTGACGCCGGCCTCCGTGAACCGTTTCGATCTGAAATGCGGCAACGCCGTGGGTGGAATCCACGTGCGGGTCTCGGCCTGGCATCCGGAAGTCATGCAGATACTGTTCTTCGAACCGCCGGGCAGCCCGATCGGCGAATCAACTGAGCGCGACATCGAAAAATATTACAACCGCCACGATTACCGCCGGGCATTCTATACTGAGATCGGCAGGATCATATATCCGATGCGGAGCACTGAAGAATACATCCAGGGCCTGCTCGCCACCTGGGATGTGGAAAAGATCCGTTCGCGGCGGTTCCGTTTCGTTCTGGACCACAGTTTTTCCAGCGCTTCCCTGATCGCCAGCCGCATGCTCTCCAAGCTGGGCGCGGAGATAATCGGAATCAACGCATTCCTCGACGAAGACAAGACGGCTATCTCTTCAAGCCTCGAGGGCGACTCGAGCCGGTTGCAGAAGCTGGTGGTCTCCGCTGGCGCTGACCTCGGCATCACGATCGACAATGCTGCGGAGAAGATATTCCTGCTCGACGAGAATGGTGACGAGATCTCTACGGAAAAAACCCTTTTCCTGCTTCTGAAGCTGATGGCCAACTCTGAGGGACAGGGCAGGGTAGCTTTGCCGCTCACAGTCTCCCGCCTTGCGGAGAGCCTTTTAGAAGGTACAGGTTGCGAGATCCTGAGGACTAAAGTCTCCCAGGCAGCCCTTACCGAGGCCGCGGCCCTGCCTGATGTCATATTCGCGGGAGCCGTTGGCGGCGATTATATCTTCCCTGGCTTCCTGCCAGCCCATGACGCCCTGATGAGCATGGGCAAGGTCCTGGAGCTTCTGGCGGTCTCGGAAAAGCCCCTGTCGGAGCTGGTGGCACAGATCCCCGACACCACACTTATTCGCGAGACCAAGAGCTGCCCCTGGTCGCTCAAGGGCGTCGCCATGCGGGAGATATCCGAGAGCATCGGCGACGAAGAAGAAGTCAGCAGGCTCGATGGGATCAAGGTCTTCCATGAGAACGGCTGGGCCCAGGTACTGCCGTCCCCGGATGAGCCCCTGTTTGAGATATATGCCGAGGGGGATACAGCCGAGGATTCACAGGCCCTGCTGGAGCGCTACTCGGCCAGGCTGGACGAGATAATCGAGACCCATGCCAGGCAGGAAGCCTGA
- a CDS encoding VOC family protein, giving the protein MQDHNTQGAFSWNELLTKDVDGAKKFYTEVLGWTTEDMPMGEMGTYTIFKVGDEQVGGMMQMPPQVEQMGAPPYWGPYISVDDVDATVAKVESLGGKVLAPPMDAEGVGRFATVQDPQGAVFGIIKGV; this is encoded by the coding sequence ATGCAGGATCACAACACGCAGGGAGCATTCAGCTGGAACGAATTATTGACCAAGGATGTGGATGGCGCAAAGAAGTTCTATACAGAAGTGCTCGGGTGGACCACGGAAGACATGCCCATGGGTGAGATGGGGACATATACCATATTCAAGGTGGGTGATGAGCAGGTAGGCGGGATGATGCAGATGCCGCCGCAGGTCGAACAGATGGGCGCGCCGCCTTACTGGGGACCATATATTTCAGTCGACGATGTGGACGCCACAGTAGCGAAGGTCGAATCACTGGGGGGCAAGGTACTGGCGCCACCCATGGATGCCGAGGGAGTGGGAAGATTTGCTACCGTGCAGGACCCCCAGGGTGCTGTCTTCGGCATCATAAAGGGCGTATAG
- a CDS encoding GTPase domain-containing protein, which yields MALINLAAGEINYKIVYYGCALGGKTTSLQYIYRKVNPQVKGKLVSIATEEERTLYFDFLPLDLGKVRGLQTRFHLYTVPGQRQYNASRKLVIQGVDGIVFVVDSEINRLDDNIEAYMNMWDNLQDQGDNPMDLGLVMQYNKRDLSDIFSEGDLDELLNHTKSPAVGSCALTGVGVFEALKNVSKQVIAKTGAD from the coding sequence ATGGCGCTGATCAACCTGGCTGCGGGAGAGATCAACTACAAGATCGTTTATTATGGTTGCGCCCTCGGAGGCAAGACCACCAGCCTGCAATACATCTACCGCAAGGTTAACCCCCAGGTGAAGGGTAAGCTTGTATCCATAGCCACCGAAGAGGAGCGGACGCTCTATTTCGACTTCCTGCCTCTCGACCTGGGCAAGGTCAGGGGGCTGCAGACCCGGTTTCACCTCTATACCGTTCCAGGACAGCGGCAGTACAACGCCAGCCGCAAGCTTGTGATCCAGGGAGTCGACGGCATCGTTTTCGTCGTCGATTCCGAGATAAACCGCCTTGACGATAACATAGAGGCATATATGAACATGTGGGACAACCTGCAGGACCAGGGCGATAATCCAATGGATCTGGGGCTGGTCATGCAGTATAACAAGCGGGATCTCAGCGATATCTTCTCTGAAGGCGACCTAGATGAACTTCTGAACCACACCAAATCGCCAGCAGTAGGATCCTGCGCGCTTACTGGAGTCGGCGTGTTTGAAGCGCTGAAGAACGTGAGCAAACAGGTTATCGCGAAAACCGGGGCTGATTAG
- a CDS encoding PHP domain-containing protein, with translation MRLDIHVHTSPGSRCSQMTVKAYFHDATGLGLDTLCITNHGETGDYEAMLALVPDGLHVIPGVEISSPEGDFLVFSTDMLFLSSLEPVQSLPDRGSRPPETAVVWAHPFAGNPGGAGVAGGYIKEITAGVDGIEVFNGNWPDEQASALARSIAAEYGIAELGGSDTHRLEQIMRCYTVFDAEIKNAAELVAAILGKKTHAVKA, from the coding sequence ATGCGACTCGATATCCACGTACACACGTCACCGGGCAGTCGCTGTTCCCAGATGACTGTGAAAGCTTATTTTCATGACGCCACGGGCCTCGGTCTGGATACTCTATGCATCACCAACCACGGCGAGACCGGCGATTACGAAGCCATGCTGGCCCTGGTGCCGGATGGGCTGCATGTCATCCCCGGCGTGGAGATCTCCTCACCCGAGGGAGATTTTCTCGTGTTTTCTACTGACATGCTCTTCCTGTCCTCGCTGGAACCGGTGCAATCCCTGCCAGATCGCGGCTCAAGGCCACCAGAGACAGCTGTCGTCTGGGCTCATCCTTTCGCGGGGAATCCCGGCGGCGCCGGCGTGGCTGGTGGATACATCAAGGAAATCACAGCCGGGGTGGATGGCATCGAGGTCTTTAACGGGAACTGGCCGGATGAGCAGGCCAGCGCACTGGCCCGGAGCATAGCCGCTGAATATGGCATCGCGGAACTCGGTGGCAGTGACACCCACAGGCTGGAGCAGATCATGCGCTGTTATACCGTGTTCGATGCAGAAATAAAAAACGCCGCTGAACTGGTAGCGGCGATCCTGGGGAAAAAGACGCATGCTGTAAAAGCATGA
- a CDS encoding LL-diaminopimelate aminotransferase, which yields MRFSRRMDGLPPYLFAEIERKISEKRKQGVDVISLGIGDPDMPTPPHIVEEMQRQVADPANHQYPNNKGLEEFRQGVATFYKNRFGVDLDPETEVFPLLGAKEGIAHICLSFLDDGDVCLGADPGYPVYASGPILAGGKAVPIPLKPELGFQPDLDAIDAETLKRAKLLFVNYPNNPTGAVIEDDFFERLTEFGRRHDIAIIHDNAYSEITFDGYTAPSFLETPGSKEVGIEFYSLSKTYNMTGWRIGAAVGNAEVIEALWRLKTNMDSGMFQALQRTAVTAMTGDQQCVKDMCALYQRRRDLVVGTLRDIGIDIVTPKGTIYIWVPVPDGYTSASFADMVLEKCAVVVPPGSGYGASGEGFVRISLTAPDERIAEALDRIKDNL from the coding sequence ATGAGGTTTTCGCGGCGAATGGATGGATTGCCACCGTACCTGTTTGCCGAGATCGAGCGCAAGATCTCGGAGAAACGCAAGCAGGGCGTGGATGTCATAAGCCTGGGCATCGGCGATCCCGATATGCCCACGCCGCCGCACATCGTTGAGGAGATGCAGCGCCAGGTCGCCGATCCGGCAAACCATCAGTATCCCAACAACAAGGGTCTGGAAGAATTCCGCCAGGGCGTGGCTACCTTCTATAAGAACCGTTTCGGCGTCGACCTCGATCCCGAGACTGAGGTATTCCCGCTTCTTGGCGCCAAGGAGGGCATCGCCCACATCTGCTTGAGTTTTCTGGATGACGGCGACGTCTGCCTCGGAGCCGATCCCGGCTATCCAGTCTATGCCAGTGGACCGATCCTGGCGGGTGGCAAGGCAGTCCCGATACCGCTCAAGCCAGAGCTGGGCTTCCAGCCCGATCTGGATGCCATCGACGCAGAGACTCTGAAAAGGGCGAAGCTGCTCTTTGTAAATTATCCGAACAACCCCACCGGCGCGGTCATCGAGGACGATTTCTTCGAGCGGCTGACCGAGTTCGGCCGCAGGCACGATATCGCTATCATCCACGACAATGCCTATTCAGAGATAACTTTCGACGGATATACGGCCCCCAGTTTTCTGGAGACACCGGGATCGAAGGAAGTCGGCATCGAGTTCTACTCACTCTCCAAGACCTACAACATGACCGGCTGGCGCATCGGCGCTGCAGTCGGCAATGCCGAGGTAATCGAGGCGCTCTGGCGTCTGAAGACCAACATGGATTCCGGGATGTTCCAGGCGCTGCAGCGGACGGCCGTCACGGCGATGACCGGCGACCAGCAGTGTGTGAAGGACATGTGCGCCCTTTACCAGCGGCGCCGTGACCTTGTAGTGGGAACGCTCCGCGATATCGGTATCGACATAGTGACCCCCAAGGGGACTATCTACATCTGGGTACCGGTGCCGGATGGCTACACCTCGGCGTCTTTCGCCGACATGGTCCTCGAGAAGTGCGCCGTGGTGGTCCCGCCAGGCTCCGGCTACGGCGCCAGCGGTGAAGGCTTCGTCCGGATCTCATTGACCGCACCCGACGAGCGGATTGCCGAAGCGCTCGATCGGATAAAAGATAATTTGTGA